The Clostridium aceticum genomic interval AGTCAGCGAGCTTGTGTTTACTGTGGTGCAAGGGTTGTACTAAACCCTATTACAGATGCTTATCATATTGTCCATGGTCCCATTGGCTGTGCCAGCTATACCTTTGACATTCGAGGCAGCTTAAGTAGTGGGGAAGAAGTTTATCGCAACAGTTTTTCCACTGATTTGAGGGAGCGAGATATTATTTTTGGAGGAGAAAGAAAATTAACAGCTGCCATTGATGAAATTGTAGAACAGAATGATCCAAAACTAATATTTATCTATTCTACCTGTGTGGTAGGGGTTATTGGTGATGATCTAGAGGGTGTAGCAAGAGCTGCAGAAAAAAAATACAAGATTCCTGTGATTCCTATACAATCCTCAGGATTTGCCGGTAACAAAAACGCCGGCTATAAGGCAGCTTGTCATGCTCTACTAAACCTAATGGGGGAAGAAGTGCAAAAAAAGGAAGAGGGCATTAACTTTTTAGGTGACTTCAATCTTGCAGGAGAGATGTGGATCAATCAATCCTATTTTGAAAGAATGGGTATCTCTTTAATTTCAAAAATGACAGGGGATGCTTCTTATAAAGAACTGAAAAAAGCACCTAGAGCAAAATTGAACATTGTACAATGTGCTGGTTCCATGACTTATTTAGCTAAGCAGATGGAAGAACGTTACGACATCCCTTTTATTAATGTAAGCTTTTATGGTTTAGAAGACACAGTGACATCCCTTAGAAAAATTGCTTCTACCCTAAAGGATCAACAGGTTCTTTTGAAGACAGAAGCTTTAATTGAAAGTGAGTTAAAGAAAACCCATGAAGCTCTAGAATATTACCGAAAAAAACTGGAGGGAAAGAAGGCAGCCATCTATGTAGGTGGTGGATTTAAAGCAATTTCTTTAATTAAACAATTCCGAGATTTAGGTATGGAGACAGTAATGGTAGGTACGCAAACTGGAAGAGCAGAGGAATATGAAGTGATTCGTGACTTGGCACAGGAGGGAACGGTTATCTTAGATGATAGCAACCCAACAGAGCTGGAAAAATTCATGAAGGAAAAAGGAGCAGACATTTTGGTAGGGGGGGTAAAGGAAAGACCTCTTGCCTATAAATTAGGTGTAGCTTTCTGTGATCACAACCATGAACGAAAGCATCCTCTAAATGGATTTGAAGGAGCTATTAACTTTGCTCAGGAAATACATGCTTCTATCAATAGTCCCGTATGGAAAATTATTAAAAGAGAGCAGGGGGGCTGTAAATGAAAAATAGAAATTTTGTCAATCTAAATGTAAATCCCTGCAAGTGTTGTATGCCAATGGGAGCATCCATTGCCTTTAAGGGTATCGAAAGCACAATGGTATTACTTCACGGTTCTCAGGGATGCAGCACTTATATTCGAAGACATATGGCCGGCCACTACAATGAACCGATAGATATTGCATCTTCTTCTCTAAATGAAAAGGAAACGATTCATGGTGGTGCTGAAAATTTAAAAAAAGGTTTGAAGAATACACTTCGACTATATAATCCAAAAATGATAGGAATCTCCACAACTTGCTTGGCAGAGACCATCGGAGAAGATCTGCAAAGAATTATCACAGAGTTTAAGGAGGAAGAACCTCTTTACAGGGATAGAGTATTTGTACCAGTATCAACACCAGGGTATGGGGGCACCAACTACGAAGGATTTTACTTTACCCTGCGAAAAATTCTAGAGACAATTGCGGTGGATACTACGCCTACAGATAGTATCAATATTATTGCTGGAAATCTTACCCCTGCAGATATTAGAAAAATCAAAGAAATACTAAACCTCTTTGATATTCGTTATACGATTTTGCCGGATGTCAGCAAAACCTTAGATGCTCCCTTTACTACGGATTATCAAAAACTATCTTCTGAGGGAACAAAAATAAAGGATATAGAAAAAATGGCAGGAGCTTCTATCACCATAGAAATGGGGATGTTGATTTCTGAAGACCTTTCTCCTGGGAAGTACTTAGAAGAAACCTATGGTATTCCTCTTTATCGATGTCCTTTACCGATTGGTCTAAAAAATACCGACGATTTTATAGAAATTCTTGAAAAAATTACTGGAAAAGAGATGCCAGAAAAATTAAAGGAAGATCGAGGAAGAATGTTGGATGGGATGATAGATTCCCACAAGCATAATGCTGAAGGTCGTGCTGCTATCTTTGGTGAACCAGATACGGTCTATGCTGTGACAAAGCTATGTTTAGAGAACGGCATACAACCTCTACTGATTTCAACAGGTACAAAAGCAACAAAATTAAAGAGGTTATTAGAATTAGACTTAAAGAAACAGGATGAAGGCTGTATGATTCTCGATGATACAGACCTAGAAACTATTCGTCATTATGTTAAAGAATTAGGTGCTAATATTTTAATAGGGACATCTGAAGGAAAGTTCATCACAGAAAGAGATGGTGTACCTTTGGTTCGTATTGGGTTTCCAATACATGATCGAGTAGGAGCACAAAGAAGGACTTATACTGCTTACGAAGGTTCTATGCAATTTTTAGATGAAATCACCAATACCCTTATAGAGGAAAAATATAGTCATTATCGTGAAAATATGTATGAAAAATATTATCAAAAAGGTTAAAAATTATCCGAATATTCTGTAAAGGGAGGGATCATGATGGAAGAAAAATGGACCACTGAAGTCAGGGAAAAAACTGAAAAGCATCCCTGCTACTGTGATACCGCCCATAAATATGCTAGAATGCATATTCCTGTTGCACCAAAGTGCAACATTCAATGTAACTACTGTAACCGTAAATATGATTGCTTAAATGAAAGTCGGCCAGGGGTCACCAGTGAGGTTTTAAAACCAGAGGAGGCACTGGAGAAGTATAAAGCAGTAAAGGAAAAACTGGAAAATTTAATGGTGGTAGGTATTGCAGGACCTGGGGATGCTTTAGCCAACTTTCAGGAGACAAAAAAATCGATCGAACTCATTAAAAAGCATGATCCAAATGTAACTTTTTGTTTATCCACCAATGGTCTGATGCTGCCGGAATATGCAGATGAAATCCATCATCTTGGCATCACCCATATCACTGTGACCATTAATGCTATTGATCCTAAGATTGCGGCTAAAATCTATAGCAAAATTTGTTATAAGGATAAAATTTATACAGGAGAAGAGGCAGGAAAACTCTTGATCGAAAAGCAGTTAGTTGGACTAAAGTTGATGCAGGAGAAGGGGATCGTGTGTAAGGTGAATATGGTTATGATCAAAGGGGTGAATGATCATCATATAGAAAAGGTAGTAAAAAAAGTGAGGGAACTAGGGGTTTATATGAGTAATATTATGCCGCTGATTCCTGCAAAGGGTAGTAAATTTGAGGATATGAAATTGGTCAGCAATGGAGAACTAAATGCTCTAAGAAAAAAATGCTCTATTGACTTAAAGCAAATGTATCATTGTAGACAGTGCAGAGCAGATGCCATCGGAATTTTAGGAGAAGATGTTTCCTTAGACTTCAGAAAGGGGGCTTGTGGCCATAAGATGGATCAACCAACAACACAACAAGAATATACTATTGCAATTGCTTCCAAAACCGGGAGGCTCATTGACCAACATTTTGGGCATGTAAAGGAATTCTTCATTTATAAGTATAGCAATGATAGGGTGGAGTTCATAGAAAAGCGTTTAGTAGATCAATACTGTAGAGGTGAGGAGGACTGTGAGGACACAGAAACCAAAATAGAAAAAATCATGAAGGTCCTTGGAGATTGTAATCTTGTACTATGTCTTCGTATTGGCAACGCACCAAGAAAAAATCTAGAAGCCAATAATATCCATATTGTTGAGATCTATGAAGAAATTGAAAAGGGTATTCTGAAGGCTGTAAGAGAATTAAAAGCTGTTTCATAAATGATAAAAGGGGTGTGGAAGAAATGCATAAACCAAAGTTTCATATTTTTGTCTGTTCTAGTTCTCGAATCAATGGAGAACAAAAAGGATTTTGTCTTCAAAAAGGTGCTGTAGAGATTGTCAACAATTTTATGGAGGAAATCCAGGAGCGTGAGTTAGATGGGGAGGTGATGGTGACCAATACAGGATGTTTTGGTATCTGTAGCAAAGGACCTATAGTGGTGGTCTACCCAGAGGGGGTTTGGTACGGCAGCGTAACGCCAGAAGATGTAGAAGAAATTATGGATTCCCACATAGAGGGTGGAGAAATCGTATCTCGGTTAGCCCTCTAAGGAAAAAAAGTATAGGAGGAAATTCCTTGAAGACAGAAGGTTATAACAAAGATTACACCAGGTAAATCAAGTACTGGTGTAATCTTTATATACCACGTTAAAACATATTCTGCAATGAGAGAGGAGGGACTAAAAATGAAAAGGGGATTTTTAATAAGTTTTATTGCAATAATCATTTTATTTTTATTTGGCTGTGGAGAACAGCAATCTAGTTATTCTTTAAAAGATAAAAAACAAGTGATTGTTTTTGCTGCTGCTAGCCTTATGGAAGTTTTGCAGGAAGTCAAAGAAGACTATGAAAAACAATATTCGGATATAACAATTCTTTATAACTTTGCTGGTTCCGGCACTTTACAAAAGCAAATTCAAGAAGGAGCACCAGCAGATCTTTTTATCTCTGCAGGCTCAGATCAAATAGATATATTGGAGGAGCAAGGATTGATTATAAAAGAAGATAGCGTTGATTTGTTACAAAATAAGTTAGTGGCAATAGGGAGGAGGGAAATGAAGGGGGTTATTAACAAAATAGAAGATTTTACAGATCCTCAGGTAAAGAAGATTGCCTTTGGAAACCCTGCAACTGTTCCATCGGGAAAATATACTGAAGAGTCTTTGCGTTTCTACGGTCTATGGGAGGTGCTAGAGGAAAAATATGTCTTCACGAAGGATGTAAAACAAACCCTAGTCTATGTAGATACCTCTAATGTAGATATAGGTTTGGTCTACTTAACAGATAGCCAGCAGTTGCAAAGTGGGGAAGTGCTTTTTGAAGTCCAGGAAAAAGCTCATCAATCTATTATTTATCCTGCTGTAGTTCTACAATCAAGTAATAGCTCACAAGAGGCAAAGGCGTTTTTGTCTTATTTAAAAAAGGAAGATACTAAAGCAATTTTTATGAAATATGGTTTTATTCTTTAAAATTAAACTTTTATCATCAGTTTTATTATCAGAAGGAGGGGAGTTAATTGTTAAGTACGATCTTGCTTTCTTTAAAAATTGCATTTATAGCTACTTTTATTACTTTTATTCTTGGCACAGCAATCTCTTATTTGTTGATTAAAAAAGATTTTATCGGAAAAGCGCAGTTAGAAACTTTATTAACATTACCAATGGTGCTACCCCCCTCAGTGGTGGGCTATGGTCTGCTGATTCTATTTGGACGAAGTGGCTTTATTGGAAAAAGGCTGTATGATTATTTTGGTGTCCAAATTGTTTTTACTGCTGCTGGGGCGGTTATTGCAGCAACCATAGTTTCGCTGCCTTTAATGGTCCAAAGTGTAAAGGCAGCTTTTTCTAATGTTGATCCAGTTTATGAAAGGGTTGCTGAGAGTCTTGGTTCAGGTAAGCTGAAGGTTTTTTTAACCGTTACTCTTCCTCTCTCTTGGACGGGGATTGTAGGGGGAGTGATGTTAGCATTTGCTAGAGCATTGGGAGAGTTTGGTGCTACATTAATGATTGCAGGAAATATTCCAGGAAAGACTCAAACCATCCCTTTAGCGATTTATTTTGCAGTAGAAACAGGGGACTATATTACTGCTAATCAATTGATGTTATTTATGATTCTTTTTAGTTTTTTTATCATTGGTGTAACAAACCACTGGGTGAAGAAAAAACATTATATAGAAATGATGAGGGCAGAAAAATGATAAATATAGAGATAAAAAAACAATATAATGGTTTTCAATTAGAGGTAAATTTTAAGGCCTATAATGAAGTTTTAGTAATCTTGGGTTCCTCTGGTGCTGGGAAAAGCACAATCTTAAACTGCATTGCTGGAATGGTTTACCCAGATGCAGGGAAAATTTTTTCAGAGGATTTTATTTTTTTTGATTCAGAAAAAAATATAAATATGCCTGTATTTCAAAGGCGAGTGGGTTATGTTTTTCAATCCTATGGTCTATTTCCACACATGACAGTAGATAAAAACATTCGTTATGGATTGAAAAATTATCCTTTTTTAAAGGGAGAGGAGCGTTTTGATCCACAATATCTTATGGAGAGCTTTAAGATTTCTCACTTAAAAAATAAATATCCTTATCAACTATCTGGTGGTGAAAAGCAAAGGGTGGCGTTAGTTAGAACGTTAGTGTTGAAACCTAGAATATTGCTGCTGGATGAACCTTTTTGTGCATTAGACTATGGTACTAAAAAAGTGTTGTATAATGAATTTATGATGATAAAGAGTAACTGGAATATTCCCATCATCCTTATTACCCATGATGAAGAGGAGGCTAAACTGTTAGGTGATCGAAGATTAAGATTGAGAAATGGAAGAGTATTAGAAGAAATGTTAAAAAATTGCACCAATGCTTTTCATGAAAGCAAGGTCGGCTTAACATACTAAAGCATTAGGAAATTGAGTGGAAACCTTGCTCCATCGGATCTTAGGGTTTTATCTACATTGACGTCCGTAGATAGGAGTATTTTATTAATAAGGAATCTTAAAGAGAAATCTAATGAAAAGTGTCAAAACTTATAGATGATTTTCTAAAAGAACTTTTATAAAAAAACTTAGCTAAGACCAAAACTGATGAATTTCAAAGTAAAAATGTGAAAAATTATAAAAAATAACATAAAGTTCTATGCAAATTAACATTGGAATAGTATAATAGCTGATAATGGTAAATAATGCAAACGAAGGGGAATGTCAATGAAGAGTATACGGATAAAAATATTATTAGCTTTTTTAGTTCCTTGTTTTGTTCTCACATCAGCTTTAGGTTTTTACAATGTTATGAATCTTGTAAAATTAAACGAAAGTCAAATAGCAACAATCCAGGAAGTGCTTTTTAATGACTATGATATGAATACTACACAGCAAGTAGAAACTGCCACGAGCGTTGTTGAATTATACTATGGACTGTATCAAGAGGGACAACTTTCTGAAGAAGAAGCTCAAGAAAGTGCAAAAGCAGCAGTAAAGGCCCTGAGGTATGGGGAAGAAGGATATTTTTGGATTGATAATTTAGAAGGAAGTTTAATAGCTCACCCCATGGTTCCCCAGCAGGAGGGGACAAATAGGATAAACACGCAGGATCCAAATGGCGTAGAACTAATTAAGGAAATCATTGAGGCGGCGAAAGATAATAAAAATCATGGATTTACAAACTATATGTGGGAGAAACCTCAAGATGTTGATACTGGAAAATTATCTCCTAAAAGAGCCTATTCCCAGCTTTTTAAACCCTGGGGTTGGGTAGTAAGCACGGGAAATTATGTAGATCATTTACATGACTTAGTTGAAGAAAACCGTGAAGAATTAACAAGAAACCTTCATAGAAATATAACTGCTTTGGGAGGATTTATGATAGTATTCTTAGGGGGTTTTGCTATTTTGGCTATATTTATCAGCAAAACCATATCTAAACCTATCTTAAAAATAGTCAAGTCTTTTGAAAAAGATGAGGAGGGGAAGATACACATTCAGGAAATAAAAGTGAATGTGCGGGATGAAGTAGGTACTTTAGCAAATACCCTTAACGAGTTTGCTTTACAGGTCAGCAGTTTTATCAATAGTGCTATGACCAGTGTAGAGGATTTATCCAACAGCGTAGATTCTCTAAACGCTTTAGCTGAAAAAGTAGAAGGTAATGTTGAAGTAACAGCTACCAATACTTCTGATGTAAGTCAACATATGGAATATATTGCAACATCAACAAATGAGATTACTACCACTATGGAGGAGATTGACCAAGCCATCAATTCCATTGCAAGAAGAACCGAAGAAGGAGCAAATTCGTCTAATGAGGTAAGCAATAGGGCTAAGACATTACAAGAGTATTCTATTGAGTCTAAAGAAAGAGCGAAGAACATGTACAACGTGGCAAAGGATAATGTAGAAGTTGCCATACAAGAAGTAAAAAAGGTAGAAGATATTGTAAAGCTATTACATCAGATCAACGAGATAGCAGAACATACGAATTTACTGGCATTAAATGCTGCTATTGAAAGTGCAAGAGCTGGTGAGGCAGGCCGAGGTTTTGCA includes:
- the modA gene encoding molybdate ABC transporter substrate-binding protein, which gives rise to MKRGFLISFIAIIILFLFGCGEQQSSYSLKDKKQVIVFAAASLMEVLQEVKEDYEKQYSDITILYNFAGSGTLQKQIQEGAPADLFISAGSDQIDILEEQGLIIKEDSVDLLQNKLVAIGRREMKGVINKIEDFTDPQVKKIAFGNPATVPSGKYTEESLRFYGLWEVLEEKYVFTKDVKQTLVYVDTSNVDIGLVYLTDSQQLQSGEVLFEVQEKAHQSIIYPAVVLQSSNSSQEAKAFLSYLKKEDTKAIFMKYGFIL
- a CDS encoding nitrogenase component 1 produces the protein MKNRNFVNLNVNPCKCCMPMGASIAFKGIESTMVLLHGSQGCSTYIRRHMAGHYNEPIDIASSSLNEKETIHGGAENLKKGLKNTLRLYNPKMIGISTTCLAETIGEDLQRIITEFKEEEPLYRDRVFVPVSTPGYGGTNYEGFYFTLRKILETIAVDTTPTDSINIIAGNLTPADIRKIKEILNLFDIRYTILPDVSKTLDAPFTTDYQKLSSEGTKIKDIEKMAGASITIEMGMLISEDLSPGKYLEETYGIPLYRCPLPIGLKNTDDFIEILEKITGKEMPEKLKEDRGRMLDGMIDSHKHNAEGRAAIFGEPDTVYAVTKLCLENGIQPLLISTGTKATKLKRLLELDLKKQDEGCMILDDTDLETIRHYVKELGANILIGTSEGKFITERDGVPLVRIGFPIHDRVGAQRRTYTAYEGSMQFLDEITNTLIEEKYSHYRENMYEKYYQKG
- a CDS encoding methyl-accepting chemotaxis protein, whose protein sequence is MKSIRIKILLAFLVPCFVLTSALGFYNVMNLVKLNESQIATIQEVLFNDYDMNTTQQVETATSVVELYYGLYQEGQLSEEEAQESAKAAVKALRYGEEGYFWIDNLEGSLIAHPMVPQQEGTNRINTQDPNGVELIKEIIEAAKDNKNHGFTNYMWEKPQDVDTGKLSPKRAYSQLFKPWGWVVSTGNYVDHLHDLVEENREELTRNLHRNITALGGFMIVFLGGFAILAIFISKTISKPILKIVKSFEKDEEGKIHIQEIKVNVRDEVGTLANTLNEFALQVSSFINSAMTSVEDLSNSVDSLNALAEKVEGNVEVTATNTSDVSQHMEYIATSTNEITTTMEEIDQAINSIARRTEEGANSSNEVSNRAKTLQEYSIESKERAKNMYNVAKDNVEVAIQEVKKVEDIVKLLHQINEIAEHTNLLALNAAIESARAGEAGRGFAVVAEEIRKLSESTAATVKNIESLSSIIVNSVDNLVNNTRDVLNFIDKDVLTNYDSLVQAGEQYFNDAQQINSVMTELSATSEEIGASTNEVSNRAGQVAELINKSVDSIEGVTQQTSTILESIIDIKENASSNLENAEKLKLFISKFKI
- the nifE gene encoding nitrogenase iron-molybdenum cofactor biosynthesis protein NifE; amino-acid sequence: MGTKRCLGALEERSNSILEKSKNDKQQKISCDQNSVAGAVSQRACVYCGARVVLNPITDAYHIVHGPIGCASYTFDIRGSLSSGEEVYRNSFSTDLRERDIIFGGERKLTAAIDEIVEQNDPKLIFIYSTCVVGVIGDDLEGVARAAEKKYKIPVIPIQSSGFAGNKNAGYKAACHALLNLMGEEVQKKEEGINFLGDFNLAGEMWINQSYFERMGISLISKMTGDASYKELKKAPRAKLNIVQCAGSMTYLAKQMEERYDIPFINVSFYGLEDTVTSLRKIASTLKDQQVLLKTEALIESELKKTHEALEYYRKKLEGKKAAIYVGGGFKAISLIKQFRDLGMETVMVGTQTGRAEEYEVIRDLAQEGTVILDDSNPTELEKFMKEKGADILVGGVKERPLAYKLGVAFCDHNHERKHPLNGFEGAINFAQEIHASINSPVWKIIKREQGGCK
- a CDS encoding 2Fe-2S ferredoxin; its protein translation is MHKPKFHIFVCSSSRINGEQKGFCLQKGAVEIVNNFMEEIQERELDGEVMVTNTGCFGICSKGPIVVVYPEGVWYGSVTPEDVEEIMDSHIEGGEIVSRLAL
- the modB gene encoding molybdate ABC transporter permease subunit; translated protein: MLSTILLSLKIAFIATFITFILGTAISYLLIKKDFIGKAQLETLLTLPMVLPPSVVGYGLLILFGRSGFIGKRLYDYFGVQIVFTAAGAVIAATIVSLPLMVQSVKAAFSNVDPVYERVAESLGSGKLKVFLTVTLPLSWTGIVGGVMLAFARALGEFGATLMIAGNIPGKTQTIPLAIYFAVETGDYITANQLMLFMILFSFFIIGVTNHWVKKKHYIEMMRAEK
- a CDS encoding ATP-binding cassette domain-containing protein, producing the protein MINIEIKKQYNGFQLEVNFKAYNEVLVILGSSGAGKSTILNCIAGMVYPDAGKIFSEDFIFFDSEKNINMPVFQRRVGYVFQSYGLFPHMTVDKNIRYGLKNYPFLKGEERFDPQYLMESFKISHLKNKYPYQLSGGEKQRVALVRTLVLKPRILLLDEPFCALDYGTKKVLYNEFMMIKSNWNIPIILITHDEEEAKLLGDRRLRLRNGRVLEEMLKNCTNAFHESKVGLTY
- the nifB gene encoding nitrogenase cofactor biosynthesis protein NifB, encoding MEEKWTTEVREKTEKHPCYCDTAHKYARMHIPVAPKCNIQCNYCNRKYDCLNESRPGVTSEVLKPEEALEKYKAVKEKLENLMVVGIAGPGDALANFQETKKSIELIKKHDPNVTFCLSTNGLMLPEYADEIHHLGITHITVTINAIDPKIAAKIYSKICYKDKIYTGEEAGKLLIEKQLVGLKLMQEKGIVCKVNMVMIKGVNDHHIEKVVKKVRELGVYMSNIMPLIPAKGSKFEDMKLVSNGELNALRKKCSIDLKQMYHCRQCRADAIGILGEDVSLDFRKGACGHKMDQPTTQQEYTIAIASKTGRLIDQHFGHVKEFFIYKYSNDRVEFIEKRLVDQYCRGEEDCEDTETKIEKIMKVLGDCNLVLCLRIGNAPRKNLEANNIHIVEIYEEIEKGILKAVRELKAVS